From Caulobacter segnis, a single genomic window includes:
- a CDS encoding TonB-dependent receptor has product MPSTRQNRSARAALIGATCLTTLFIGQAAYAQTAAAPTVSNDAVEEIVVTGYRKSLAQSTVAKRETTGFADAIFAEDIGKFPDSNIAESFNRIPGITITRDITGEGTNVAIRGLGSNFTNVTLNGASIAVASSGATDAQGTDRSVDLSFFPTDLFTKLTVNKSYSASLLEGGAAGNIDMRSARPFDREGQHLTMNVQGVKPDGAKLGGKGSLIASKTWDTFGVLFGVSGQRLHTDTRGYETIGFTNPNLSAAQCGATSGCNLTGGGNWTIPGTVPVGAGGGLVAGTVIDQAFLLSKNPGATIQQIDNGLLPRLGRPSAEYGRRDRLNLVGSLEWRPNDSINFYVDGMYGYKKNDLLREDIAWIVRNGAIIPMNTKYDKTDCSAGCTVTQGTYANSQFFLEFRPYIEKTELWGINPGGEWRITDKLKVEAQANYTKSNFHRESPTFGPVTALGVGTTVDYTYNPNGIPTIKSSVDLNNPANFVWTGGRLNMQDEKRWYETKGARAVVTWGDEKLNLKFGGNYDDVSRTIRGYDNTGPWQNATCGNNPSINLPSPNSGPACQGLNQPGAAPAGYPTYPGYGTGATAGQTGTLTYGGSLIPTASLANYLKPGPAGFVTVDWDKVKQATGYDKLHNAYVESGGSNTGASGGYINEKNSAAYTELNGVTQVMDSDLRFNVGVRYVHTKQTIGGRVSLADPRNTLPGGAQLPDGARYPNITNFVYTENTYSKWLPAANIAYDVGEHAVARVAVSETMTRPDPAAQLPGVSFGAPSADQATIGNSALKPYFSKNIDLGFEFYTGQEGVIAVNAFRKSLTGFTTNNVVTLPFTALAQYGITYDTINDTQKTAINARGGPTQAQVQVQSQINVPNKLTINGLEFQWVQPLDFLTSRFGVEGLGVNANATIVDQTSNGPAIAYGVAKYTYNLTGYYEHNGVSLRLSHVYRKGSQSSGANQNGVTAAALFNDDYKQTDFSSSYDLEKIFGFKNAPQLTFNVTNITNEKLRSHFQYDNATFTYYKPGRQYLMGLRMSF; this is encoded by the coding sequence ATGCCGTCCACTCGACAAAACCGTTCCGCCCGCGCCGCGCTGATCGGCGCGACCTGCCTGACCACTTTGTTCATCGGTCAGGCCGCTTACGCCCAGACCGCCGCCGCGCCGACCGTGTCCAACGACGCCGTCGAAGAGATCGTGGTCACCGGCTATCGTAAGAGCCTGGCGCAATCGACCGTCGCCAAACGCGAGACCACCGGCTTCGCCGACGCCATCTTCGCCGAAGACATCGGCAAGTTCCCCGACTCCAACATCGCCGAGTCGTTCAACCGCATCCCCGGCATCACCATCACCCGCGACATCACGGGCGAAGGCACGAACGTCGCCATCCGCGGCCTGGGCAGCAACTTCACCAACGTGACGCTGAACGGCGCCTCGATCGCCGTGGCCTCGTCGGGCGCGACCGACGCTCAGGGCACCGACCGCTCGGTCGACCTCAGCTTCTTCCCGACCGATCTGTTCACCAAGCTGACGGTCAACAAGAGCTACTCGGCCAGCCTGCTGGAAGGCGGCGCGGCGGGTAACATCGACATGCGCTCGGCCCGCCCGTTCGATCGCGAAGGCCAGCACCTGACCATGAACGTCCAGGGCGTGAAGCCGGACGGCGCCAAGCTGGGCGGCAAGGGCTCGCTGATCGCCAGCAAGACCTGGGACACCTTCGGCGTGCTGTTCGGGGTTTCGGGCCAGCGCCTGCACACCGACACGCGCGGCTACGAGACCATCGGCTTCACCAACCCGAACCTGTCGGCGGCCCAGTGCGGCGCGACCAGCGGCTGTAACCTCACGGGCGGCGGCAACTGGACGATCCCGGGCACGGTGCCGGTCGGCGCCGGCGGCGGCCTGGTGGCGGGCACGGTCATCGACCAGGCCTTCCTGCTGTCCAAGAACCCCGGCGCGACGATCCAGCAGATCGACAACGGCCTGCTGCCGCGCCTGGGCCGCCCGTCGGCCGAGTACGGCCGCCGCGACCGCCTGAACCTGGTCGGCAGCCTGGAATGGCGTCCCAACGACAGCATCAACTTCTATGTCGACGGGATGTACGGCTACAAGAAGAACGACCTGCTGCGGGAGGACATCGCCTGGATCGTGCGCAACGGCGCGATCATCCCGATGAACACCAAGTACGACAAGACCGACTGCTCCGCCGGCTGCACGGTGACGCAAGGCACCTACGCCAACTCGCAGTTCTTCCTGGAATTCCGCCCCTACATCGAGAAGACCGAGCTGTGGGGGATCAATCCGGGCGGCGAATGGCGCATCACCGACAAGCTGAAGGTCGAGGCCCAGGCCAACTACACCAAGAGCAACTTCCACCGCGAAAGCCCGACCTTCGGTCCGGTGACGGCGCTGGGCGTCGGCACGACGGTCGACTACACCTACAACCCGAACGGCATCCCGACGATCAAGAGCAGCGTCGACCTGAACAACCCCGCCAACTTCGTCTGGACCGGCGGCCGGTTGAACATGCAGGACGAGAAGCGCTGGTACGAGACCAAGGGCGCCCGCGCGGTCGTCACCTGGGGCGACGAGAAGCTGAACCTGAAGTTCGGCGGCAACTATGACGACGTCTCGCGCACCATCCGCGGCTACGACAACACTGGCCCGTGGCAGAACGCGACCTGCGGCAACAATCCCAGCATCAACCTGCCCTCGCCCAACAGCGGCCCGGCCTGCCAGGGCCTGAACCAGCCGGGCGCCGCGCCGGCCGGCTATCCGACCTATCCGGGTTACGGAACCGGCGCCACGGCCGGCCAGACCGGAACCCTGACCTATGGCGGTTCGCTGATCCCGACCGCCAGCCTGGCCAACTACCTCAAGCCCGGTCCGGCCGGCTTCGTCACCGTCGACTGGGACAAGGTCAAGCAGGCCACCGGCTACGACAAGCTGCATAACGCGTACGTCGAGAGCGGCGGTTCGAACACCGGCGCCAGCGGCGGCTACATCAACGAGAAGAACAGCGCGGCCTATACCGAGCTGAACGGCGTCACCCAGGTCATGGACAGCGACCTGCGCTTCAACGTCGGCGTCCGCTACGTCCACACCAAGCAGACGATCGGCGGCCGCGTCTCGCTGGCGGATCCGCGCAACACCCTGCCGGGCGGCGCCCAGCTGCCGGACGGCGCGCGCTATCCGAACATCACCAACTTCGTCTACACCGAGAACACCTATTCCAAGTGGCTGCCGGCCGCGAACATCGCCTATGACGTCGGCGAGCACGCCGTGGCCCGCGTCGCGGTCTCGGAAACGATGACCCGTCCGGATCCGGCCGCCCAGCTGCCGGGCGTCAGCTTCGGCGCCCCGTCGGCCGACCAGGCCACGATCGGCAACTCGGCCCTGAAGCCCTACTTCTCCAAGAACATCGACCTGGGCTTTGAATTCTACACCGGCCAGGAAGGCGTCATCGCGGTCAACGCGTTCCGCAAGTCGCTGACCGGCTTCACGACCAACAACGTCGTGACCCTGCCGTTCACGGCCCTGGCCCAGTACGGCATCACCTACGACACCATCAACGACACCCAGAAGACGGCCATCAACGCGCGTGGCGGCCCGACCCAGGCGCAAGTCCAGGTCCAGTCGCAGATCAACGTGCCCAACAAGCTGACGATCAACGGCCTGGAATTCCAGTGGGTGCAACCGCTGGACTTCCTGACCAGCCGCTTCGGCGTCGAGGGCCTGGGCGTCAACGCCAACGCCACCATCGTCGACCAGACCAGCAACGGTCCGGCGATCGCCTACGGCGTGGCCAAGTACACCTACAACCTGACGGGCTATTACGAGCACAACGGCGTCAGCCTGCGTCTGAGCCACGTCTACCGGAAGGGCTCGCAGTCCAGCGGCGCCAACCAGAACGGCGTCACCGCCGCCGCCCTGTTCAACGACGACTACAAGCAGACCGATTTCTCCTCCAGCTACGACCTGGAGAAGATCTTCGGCTTCAAGAACGCGCCGCAGCTGACCTTCAACGTGACCAACATCACCAATGAAAAGCTGCGCTCGCACTTCCAGTACGACAACGCGACGTTCACCTACTACAAGCCCGGCCGCCAATACCTGATGGGTCTGCGGATGAGCTTCTAA
- a CDS encoding DUF1272 domain-containing protein, translating to MLELRPNCECCDADLPPDSDAARICTFEHTFCASCADLRFDGACPDCGGGLVARPIRPESQLHRFPASLRRVNRGHRYATPIRPRREPERPTGWA from the coding sequence ATGCTCGAACTGCGCCCGAATTGCGAGTGCTGCGACGCGGACCTGCCGCCCGACAGCGACGCCGCCCGAATCTGCACGTTCGAGCATACCTTCTGCGCCTCATGCGCCGATCTGCGCTTCGACGGGGCCTGTCCCGACTGTGGCGGCGGCCTGGTCGCCCGGCCGATCCGACCCGAAAGCCAGCTGCACCGCTTCCCGGCCTCGCTGAGGCGGGTGAACCGCGGCCACCGCTATGCGACCCCGATCCGGCCCCGGCGCGAGCCGGAGCGACCGACGGGCTGGGCCTGA
- the carA gene encoding glutamine-hydrolyzing carbamoyl-phosphate synthase small subunit produces the protein MSQDLLPGVTGVLALADGTILQGVGCGAVGDAVGEVCFNTAMTGYQEILTDPSYMAQIVAFTFPHIGNVGTNAEDVEQITGVAETAARGALFREVPTEQANWRANSDFDAWMKTRGVIGLAGIDTRALTRKIRETGMPHGVIAHSPDGQFDLPALVAKAKAWAGLEGLDLAKDASTTQTFTWDEGLWSWPEGYAKLDKPKYDVVVVDYGVKRNILRALAHVGARATVVPADTKAEDILARNPDGVLLSNGPGDPAATGQYAVPEIQKLVESGKPVFGICLGHQMLALALGAKTVKMEQGHHGANHPVKDLTTGKVEIVSMNHGFTVDSASLPAPVQETHVSLFDGTNAGIQLADKPVFSVQHHPEASPGPTDSLYLFERFAGLMDAAK, from the coding sequence ATGTCCCAAGACCTTCTCCCCGGCGTTACCGGCGTTCTGGCCCTCGCGGACGGCACGATCCTGCAAGGCGTGGGCTGCGGCGCGGTCGGCGACGCGGTCGGCGAGGTGTGCTTCAACACCGCCATGACGGGCTATCAGGAGATCCTGACCGACCCGTCCTACATGGCCCAGATCGTCGCCTTCACCTTCCCGCACATCGGCAATGTCGGGACCAACGCCGAGGACGTCGAGCAGATCACCGGCGTGGCCGAGACGGCCGCCCGCGGCGCCCTGTTCCGCGAGGTTCCGACCGAGCAGGCCAACTGGCGCGCCAACAGCGACTTCGACGCCTGGATGAAGACGCGCGGCGTCATCGGCCTGGCCGGGATCGACACCCGCGCCCTGACCCGCAAGATCCGCGAGACCGGCATGCCGCACGGCGTCATCGCCCACTCGCCCGACGGCCAGTTCGACCTGCCCGCCCTGGTCGCCAAGGCCAAGGCCTGGGCCGGCCTGGAAGGCCTGGACCTGGCCAAGGACGCCTCGACCACCCAGACCTTCACCTGGGACGAGGGCCTGTGGTCGTGGCCGGAAGGCTACGCCAAGCTGGACAAACCCAAGTACGACGTCGTGGTCGTCGACTATGGCGTCAAGCGCAACATCCTGCGCGCCCTGGCCCATGTCGGCGCCCGCGCCACGGTGGTGCCGGCCGACACCAAGGCCGAGGACATCCTGGCCCGCAACCCGGACGGCGTGCTGCTGAGCAACGGCCCCGGCGACCCGGCCGCGACCGGCCAATATGCCGTGCCCGAGATCCAGAAGCTGGTCGAAAGCGGCAAGCCGGTGTTCGGCATCTGCCTGGGCCACCAGATGCTGGCCCTGGCCCTGGGCGCCAAGACCGTGAAGATGGAACAGGGCCACCACGGCGCCAACCACCCGGTCAAGGACCTGACCACCGGCAAGGTCGAGATCGTCTCGATGAACCACGGCTTCACCGTGGACAGCGCCTCCCTGCCCGCCCCGGTCCAGGAGACCCACGTCTCGCTGTTCGACGGCACCAACGCCGGCATCCAACTGGCCGACAAGCCGGTGTTCTCGGTCCAGCACCACCCGGAAGCCTCGCCGGGCCCGACCGACAGCCTCTACCTGTTCGAACGGTTTGCTGGGCTGATGGACGCGGCGAAGTAA
- a CDS encoding SDR family NAD(P)-dependent oxidoreductase, which produces MTNDTDFTGRRVLVVGGSSGIGNGIAHAFKARGAEVAVWGTRASAADYDPAEGSDLTGLAYAAVDVGDPDAIEVAPTPFEDGLDVLVLCQGTVVYKRGEFERAGWDRVMAVNLDSLMHCARRFKPALTASQGSVIIVSSISGLKANIGNPAYAASKAGAISLTKTLGQAWAPEGVRVNGLAPGLVETKLTKVTTANPERLAGALAAIPQRRMGTPADMAGAALFLASPLAAYVTGHTLVVDGGLSL; this is translated from the coding sequence ATGACCAACGACACCGACTTCACCGGCCGGCGGGTGCTGGTCGTGGGCGGGTCCAGCGGGATCGGCAACGGGATCGCGCACGCGTTCAAGGCGCGGGGCGCGGAAGTCGCCGTCTGGGGCACCCGGGCCAGCGCCGCCGACTATGATCCCGCCGAGGGTTCGGACCTGACCGGCCTCGCCTACGCCGCCGTCGACGTCGGCGATCCCGACGCCATCGAGGTCGCCCCTACCCCGTTCGAGGATGGCCTGGACGTGCTGGTGCTGTGCCAGGGGACGGTCGTCTACAAGCGCGGCGAGTTCGAGCGGGCCGGCTGGGACCGGGTGATGGCGGTCAACCTCGACAGCCTGATGCACTGCGCCCGGCGCTTCAAACCGGCACTCACCGCCAGCCAGGGCAGCGTGATCATCGTCAGCTCGATCTCGGGCCTGAAGGCCAATATCGGCAATCCCGCCTACGCCGCCTCCAAGGCCGGCGCGATCAGCCTGACCAAGACCCTGGGCCAGGCCTGGGCGCCCGAGGGGGTGCGGGTCAACGGCCTGGCGCCGGGCCTGGTCGAGACCAAGCTGACGAAAGTCACTACCGCCAATCCCGAGCGCCTGGCCGGCGCCCTCGCCGCCATCCCCCAGCGCCGGATGGGAACGCCCGCCGACATGGCCGGGGCGGCGCTGTTCCTGGCCTCGCCCCTGGCCGCCTACGTCACCGGCCACACCCTGGTGGTCGACGGCGGCCTGTCGCTGTGA
- a CDS encoding flagellar basal body rod C-terminal domain-containing protein: protein MQAISIAAAGMMAAADRLTASAHRMAAADAQAERAEGSATGGAADVDYVSERVGQISAANDFKANAVVIKTADEMAGALLNLKV from the coding sequence ATGCAGGCAATATCGATCGCCGCGGCCGGCATGATGGCCGCCGCCGACCGTCTCACCGCCAGCGCTCACCGCATGGCGGCGGCGGACGCCCAGGCCGAACGGGCCGAAGGTTCGGCCACTGGGGGGGCGGCGGACGTCGACTACGTCTCGGAGCGGGTCGGGCAGATCAGCGCCGCCAACGACTTCAAGGCCAATGCGGTGGTGATCAAGACCGCCGACGAGATGGCCGGGGCGCTGCTGAACCTCAAGGTCTAG
- a CDS encoding M20/M25/M40 family metallo-hydrolase, with translation MSFTRRAALASAALLMVAHPVLAAAPAKTAAAAKTTAPASDFVPSPEAIKAHMTFLADDAMEGREAGTRGYDIAANYVAAQYALLGLKPAGDKGPNGAVSYLQHVPLLAHRPATDGAISITGADGQSVALKYGEDYLPGSQAQAADVNLEAPLVFVGFGVVDPSRGRDDYAGLDVKGKIVVVLTGAPTAIQTEERAHFSNPNTKRAEAAKRGAIGVITMPTTSGEKRRPFARGLNGMKEWRVIWRNAQDVGAIRAPSAPALANVSLGGAEKLFAGAATPLASVLAQAETPEGAVKGFALPAKAKIALKTEIEKRESSNVVGLIEGSDPTLKAQTIILSAHLDHIGIKEDAKPGEDRINNGALDNASGIATLLEVARGFKNTKVRPKRSIILLAVTGEEKGLVGSDYFANNPTIRKADIAADVNLDMPVLLYPFTDVIAFGADRSTVGEAVKHAAGRVGVALSGDPLPEEGLFTRSDHYRFVEQGIPSVFLMTGFQNGGEKAFTTFLKTNYHHPGDDLNQPIDYQAAAKFALVNYEIARELANAPARPVWKKGDFFGATFAPAGHPSSAK, from the coding sequence ATGTCGTTCACGCGTCGCGCCGCGCTCGCCAGCGCCGCCCTGCTCATGGTCGCGCACCCCGTCCTGGCCGCCGCGCCCGCCAAGACCGCCGCCGCGGCCAAGACCACCGCGCCCGCCTCGGACTTCGTCCCCTCGCCCGAAGCCATCAAGGCCCACATGACCTTCCTGGCCGACGACGCCATGGAAGGTCGCGAGGCCGGCACGCGCGGCTATGACATCGCCGCCAACTACGTCGCCGCCCAATACGCCCTGCTGGGCCTCAAGCCGGCCGGCGACAAGGGTCCAAATGGGGCGGTATCCTATCTGCAGCACGTGCCGCTGCTGGCCCACCGCCCGGCCACCGACGGCGCGATCAGCATCACCGGCGCCGATGGTCAGAGCGTGGCCCTGAAGTATGGCGAGGACTACCTGCCAGGCTCCCAGGCCCAGGCGGCCGACGTCAATCTCGAGGCCCCGCTGGTCTTCGTCGGCTTCGGCGTGGTCGATCCCTCGCGCGGTCGCGACGACTACGCGGGCCTGGACGTGAAGGGCAAGATCGTGGTCGTGCTGACCGGCGCCCCGACCGCGATCCAGACCGAGGAACGCGCCCACTTCAGCAACCCCAACACCAAGCGCGCCGAAGCGGCCAAGCGCGGCGCGATCGGCGTGATCACCATGCCGACCACCAGCGGCGAGAAGCGCCGCCCGTTCGCGCGCGGCCTGAACGGCATGAAGGAATGGCGGGTGATCTGGCGCAACGCCCAGGACGTCGGCGCCATCCGCGCGCCGTCGGCCCCGGCCCTGGCCAATGTCAGCCTGGGCGGCGCGGAAAAACTCTTCGCGGGCGCTGCGACGCCGCTGGCGTCCGTCCTGGCGCAGGCCGAGACGCCCGAAGGCGCGGTCAAGGGTTTCGCCCTGCCCGCCAAGGCCAAGATCGCGCTGAAGACCGAGATCGAGAAGCGCGAGAGCAGCAACGTCGTCGGCCTGATCGAGGGCTCCGACCCGACGCTGAAGGCCCAGACCATCATCCTGTCGGCCCACCTGGACCACATCGGCATCAAGGAAGACGCCAAGCCGGGCGAGGACCGCATCAACAATGGCGCGCTCGACAATGCTTCGGGCATCGCCACCCTGCTGGAGGTGGCGCGCGGCTTCAAGAACACCAAGGTCCGCCCCAAGCGCTCGATCATCCTGCTGGCGGTGACCGGCGAGGAGAAGGGCCTGGTCGGCTCGGACTACTTCGCCAACAACCCGACGATCCGGAAGGCCGACATCGCCGCCGACGTGAACCTGGACATGCCGGTGCTGCTGTACCCGTTCACCGACGTGATCGCGTTCGGCGCCGACCGCTCGACCGTGGGCGAGGCCGTCAAGCACGCCGCCGGTCGCGTCGGTGTGGCCCTGTCCGGCGACCCGCTGCCGGAAGAAGGCCTGTTCACCCGCTCGGACCACTACCGCTTCGTCGAGCAGGGGATCCCGTCGGTGTTCCTGATGACCGGCTTCCAGAACGGCGGCGAAAAAGCCTTCACCACCTTCCTGAAGACCAACTACCACCACCCGGGCGATGATCTGAACCAGCCGATCGACTACCAGGCGGCCGCCAAATTCGCCCTGGTCAACTACGAGATCGCCCGCGAGCTGGCCAACGCCCCGGCGCGGCCGGTGTGGAAGAAGGGCGACTTCTTCGGCGCCACCTTCGCGCCGGCGGGGCATCCGTCCTCCGCCAAGTGA